A DNA window from Plasmodium vinckei vinckei genome assembly, chromosome: PVVCY_10 contains the following coding sequences:
- a CDS encoding ribosome maturation protein SBDS, putative yields the protein MGALFQPINQVKFTNVAIVKYKHKGNKFEIACYKNKIIDWKNGNELNIDDVLQSHLIFTNISKGEIAKKSQLNSCFNSDDNYEICKTILEKGTLQISNRERTILKEKMYKDIIEMLHEMSVNPQTGYPLSTNMIESMIKNVGYSINIDDSTKKQALKVFELLHKEYEDVIQRAFMRIQIICDDFIKNDVIKLLNDNNAIIEEDKMTNNIKREDDLNQNYDTIHKENINDHDIENDEINNLKDQKQSNLSSSIQSNNSENDAKKNNHDFSYNNKTEVANDTSNDILDGSKYKDEVQVNGDKHKDTMNKNNFNDEPNNHTTSEYKKGTNNNENSENIDEKTDSIKKKKDNFPIDNEKTNKEKFTDNSKTKTKQKINKHNIERKGGNSQTYKIVFLCYPSLYRCIDEFTKKNKRNCSSKILSNNVKVATSNKKKKNDSSTIPKESDNTNKKKEEGKNKNTNDKNKKNSKKEHNNSKENDTYMENFNDYESTMNEKFSKNNNYISNKNEQAKNKNSKNNEISNNRISNQTDDKIIQNPTKEKPSIEMNPNNKTTADVIMCTSCLTQIEKNNYKLHCRSDFHVYNVKRKYKKLPPISLEEYIEIDFDVSHFHVDM from the exons ATGGGGGCATTATTTCAGCCTATAAATCAAGTTAAGTTTACGAACGTTGCCATAGTTAAATATAAGCATAAGGGAAACAAATTCGAGATAGCAtgctataaaaataaaattattgatTGGAAAAATG gTAACGAACTGAATATAGACGACGTTCTACAATcacatttaatttttacaaacaTATCAAAAGGAGAAATTGCTAAAAAATCTCAACTAAATTCATGCTTTAATTCTGATGACAATTatgaaatatgtaaaacTATATTAGAGAAAG GTACACTACAAATAAGTAACAGGGAAAGAACAATTTTGAAGGAAAAAATGTACAAAGATATTATCGAAATGTTACACGAAATGAGTGTAAATCCTCAAACGGGATACCCCTTATCAACAAACATGATTGAAA gcatgataaaaaatgttggCTATAGTATAAACATAGATGATAGTACCAAAAAACAGGCATTAAAAGTTTTCGAACTTTTACATAAAGAATATGAAGATGTGATACAAAGAGCATTTATGAGAATTCAGATAATATGTGacgattttataaaaaatgatgtaaTAAAACTTCTTAATGATAACAATGCAATTATAGAAGAAGATAAAATGACTAACAACATAAAAAGAGAAGATGATTTAAACCAAAATTATGATACCATACacaaagaaaatataaatgatcatgatatagaaaatgatgagataaataatttaaaagacCAAAAACAATCCAATTTAAGTTCATCAATTCAATCAAATAATAGTGAAAATGACGCTAAAAAGAACAATCATGATTTTTCCTATAACAACAAAACAGAAGTAGCCAACGATACTTCTAATGACATCCTTGATGGTTCGAAATATAAAGACGAAGTTCAAGTTAACGGGGACAAACACAAGGATACAATGAATAAgaacaattttaatgacGAACCGAATAATCATACTACTAGTGAGTATAAAAAAGgtactaataataatgaaaacagCGAAAATATTGACGAGAAAACAgatagtataaaaaaaaaaaaagataactTTCCTAttgataatgaaaaaacaaataaagaaaaatttacTGATAATTcgaaaacaaaaacaaaacaaaaaataaataagcaCAACATAGAAAGGAAAGGTGGCAATTCCCAAACgtataaaattgtttttttatgttaccCATCTTTATATAGATGTATTGAtgaatttacaaaaaaaaataaaaggaatTGCTCCAGCAAAATATTAAGTAATAATGTAAAAGTAGCCACAtcgaataaaaaaaaaaaaaatgattcaTCAACCATACCAAAAGAATCcgataatacaaataagaaaaaggaagaaggaaaaaacaaaaacacaaacgataaaaataaaaaaaattcaaaaaaagaGCATAACAATTCAAAGGAGAATGACACTTATATGGAAAACTTCAATGATTACGAATCAACTATGAATGAAAAATTCagtaaaaacaataattatatttctaaCAAAAACGAACAAgccaaaaataaaaattcaaaaaataatgaaataagcAATAATAGAATTAGTAATCAAActgatgataaaataatacaaaatccCACAAAAGAAAAGCCATCCATCGAAATGAATcccaataataaaacaacaGCTGATGTGATTATGTGCACAAGCTGTTTAACacaaattgaaaaaaataattataaattacaTTGTAGAAGTGATTTTCATGTTTATAAtgtaaaaagaaaatacaaaaaattgcCTCCAATTAGCCTTGAAGAATATATAGAGATCGATTTTGATGTTTCACACTTTCATGTTGATATGTGA
- a CDS encoding eukaryotic translation initiation factor 2 subunit gamma, putative — MVINEKDKLAEQNLETLDVTKLTPLSEDVISRQATINLGTIGHVAHGKSTLVHAISGVHTVRFKHEKERNITIKLGYANAKIYKCTNPDCPPPECYKSYESSKEDDPMCPRENCNSKMKLLRHVSFVDCPGHDILMATMLNGAAVMDAALLLVAGNESCPQPQTSEHLAAVEIMRLKHILILQNKVELIKEEQALKQQEEIRNFVSGTAADSAPIIPISAVLKYNIDVVCEYIVTQISIPRRDFISSPHMIVIRSFDVNKPGEDIEGLQGGVAGGSILHGVLKVGDQIEIRPGIISKDEKGEITCRPIISKILSMFAENNNLKYAVPGGLIGVGTRIDPILTRADRLVGQVIGHLNKLPDCFAEIEISYYLLRRLLGVKSQDGEKNTKVAKLKNGEFLMINIGSTSIGCRVMGIKNELAKLELTGPVCTKIGDKIALSRRVDKHWRLIGWGQINKGKPLDLQEPI, encoded by the coding sequence atggttattaatgaaaaagataaacTAGCGGAACAAAATTTAGAAACGTTAGATGTGACTAAATTAACACCATTAAGTGAAGATGTAATAAGCAGACAAGCTACGATAAATTTAGGCACAATAGGGCATGTCGCACATGGTAAATCAACATTGGTACATGCTATATCAGGAGTTCATACTGTTAGATTTAAACATGAAAAGGAAAGAAACATTACTATAAAATTAGGATATGCTAatgcaaaaatatataaatgcacAAACCCAGATTGCCCACCACCTGAATGCTATAAATCTTATGAAAGCAGCAAAGAGGATGATCCTATGTGCCCTCGTGAAAATTGCAATTctaaaatgaaattattaaGGCATGTATCTTTTGTTGATTGCCCAGGGCACGATATTTTAATGGCTACTATGTTAAACGGTGCAGCTGTTATGGATGCAGCACTTTTATTAGTGGCAGGTAATGAATCATGCCCACAACCTCAAACATCTGAGCATTTGGCTGCTGTTGAAATTATGAGATTAAAGcacatattaattttacaaaataaagtagaattaataaaagaagaaCAAGCATTAAAACAACAAGAAGAAATTCGAAATTTCGTTTCAGGTACAGCTGCTGATAGTGCACCTATTATACCTATTAGTGcagttttaaaatataatatagatgTAGTATGCGAATATATAGTTACTCAAATTAGTATACCAAGAAGagattttatttcatcacCACATATGATTGTTATTAGATCTTTTGATGTTAATAAACCTGGTGAAGATATTGAAGGATTACAAGGTGGTGTAGCAGGTGGTAGTATTTTACATGGAGTATTAAAAGTAGGGGATCAAATTGAAATTAGACCCGGTATTATATCAAAAGATGAAAAGGGAGAAATTACTTGCAGACCAATTATTTCCAAAATATTATCTATGTTTGCTgagaataataatttaaaatatgctGTGCCAGGTGGATTAATTGGTGTAGGTACACGAATCGATCCAATTCTTACACGAGCTGATCGTTTAGTTGGTCAGGTCATTGgtcatttaaataaattgcCTGATTGTTTTGCAGAAATTGAAAtttcttattatttactaAGAAGATTATTAGGTGTAAAATCACAAGAtggtgaaaaaaatacaaaagtTGCCAAACTCAAAAATGGAGAATTCTTAATGATTAATATTGGATCAACATCTATTGGATGCAGAGTTATGGGTATCAAAAATGAACTAGCCAAATTGGAGCTAACAGGGCCAGTATGCACAAAAATCGGAGATAAAATTGCTCTTAGTAGAAGAGTAGATAAGCATTGGCGTTTAATTGGATGGGGTCAAATCAATAAAGGAAAGCCCTTAGATCTTCAGGAGCCAatttga
- a CDS encoding rhoptry-associated protein 1, putative, translating into MFIKIVNLFILSRLVLQDSSVAFNVRDSNVISSYSHGYNSPSIKNEELSDYNYFTKMFPKVSFLQEENDGNDNKNELDNNAQENVPETNEPLPADAANQSQDNASNDIKENKENKENKKNKEKGKKKTEMKATGDPELLKDRDYSLLSKKTIDSLKQGEESNDETIEEEETDVKVDENNKPLIKYTPDYTHRLKKTMHKLGYDKEFTLTEVAKVHSCPNDNFLFDIYPESIEEFKKNDFKLMESNGTKFISCLRRNNLTRTNGHDSKLKFGNSVNTFGPYAIPNELVVFDLINLPESVDYINLANDYDIPESEFPNLHKLNYCLLNPGKLEKLLKKKDIKSYINNNNKGSYDEFFKNALHESIKCHIENSLFEILEQDHFRQYFKQVRVNVKDALKKKLYLIKSGLSYRSRRHVDNIYKEIIEDIEYHEKKFRLLENNMVRITLYYTGYSLDEVCDRYMEKDSIFEAHAYLYDHFAKSIRMFSSCIKNLTIYNNIISNMHGRMRQLLTHTPRKPVLKEIHFNVLLNKFKKPQNKDQLPYDPTVKSFALGELTREPIYGFNHAFFEYKKKKILDIIQKVKLDVFSLVQKGSTHLQLDPSNRELYMFVLEKYKKELRDLLSEMNSDYVKLFEMRLSAFYHKDFMPYGRLF; encoded by the coding sequence atgtttattaaaattgtgaATTTATTCATACTTTCCCGATTGGTGCTTCAAGATAGCTCTGTTGCATTTAACGTACGGGATTCTAATGTTATATCCAGTTATTCACATGGTTACAACAGTCcaagtataaaaaatgaggaATTAAGcgattataattatttcacGAAAATGTTCCCCAAAGTGTCATTTTTacaagaagaaaatgatggcaacgataataaaaatgaattagaTAACAATGCTCAAGAAAACGTACCAGAAACAAATGAACCACTACCTGCAGATGCCGCCAATCAAAGTCAAGATAACGCTTCTAATgatattaaagaaaataaagaaaataaagaaaataaaaaaaataaagaaaaagggaaaaagaaaacagAAATGAAGGCTACGGGTGATCctgaattattaaaagataGAGACTACAGTTTACttagtaaaaaaacaatagaTAGCTTAAAACAGGGAGAGGAATCAAATGATGAAACTAtcgaagaagaagaaacTGATGTAAAAGTAGATGAAAACAATAAACcacttataaaatatacaccAGATTACACACAccgtttaaaaaaaacaatgcATAAATTGGGTTATGATAAAGAATTTACATTAACTGAAGTGGCAAAAGTACATTCATGCCcaaatgataattttttatttgatatatatcCAGAATCAATAGAAGAATTTAAGAAAAACGATTTTAAACTAATGGAAAGTAACGgaacaaaatttataagtTGTTTAAGAAGGAATAATTTAACTAGAACAAATGGTCACGACTCAAAATTGAAATTTGGTAATTCAGTTAATACTTTTGGTCCATATGCAATACCAAATGAATTGGTTGTATTCGATTTAATCAATTTACCTGAAAGTGTagattatattaatttagcAAATGATTATGATATACCCGAAAGTGAATTTCCGAATTTACATAAACTAAATTATTGTTTATTAAACCCTGgaaaattagaaaaattattaaaaaaaaaagatattaaatcatatataaataataataataaaggaTCTTAtgatgaattttttaagaaTGCTTTACATGAATCCATTAAATGCCATATTgaaaattcattatttgaGATACTTGAGCAAGACCATTTCCGCCAATATTTTAAACAGGTTAGAGTAAATGTTAAGGATGCGCTTAAGAAGAAATTGTATCTAATAAAATCAGGACTAAGTTATAGAAGTAGGAGACATGTcgataatatttataaagaaattataGAAGATATTGAATAtcacgaaaaaaaattcagaTTATTGGAAAACAATATGGTGAGAATAACTTTGTACTATACCGGATATTCTCTTGATGAAGTATGCGACAGATATATGGAAAAAGATAGTATATTCGAAGCACATGCATATTTGTATGACCACTTTGCAAAATCCATTAGAATGTTTTCTTcttgtattaaaaatttgaccatttacaataatattatatcaaaTATGCATGGCCGAATGAGACAGTTACTTACTCATACCCCTAGAAAACCAgtattaaaagaaatacaTTTTAACGTACTTTTAAACAAGTTTAAAAAACCCCAAAATAAAGATCAACTTCCATATGATCCAACTGTTAAATCATTTGCACTTGGTGAATTAACGAGAGAACCTATTTATGGTTTCAATCATGCGTTCTTTgaatataagaaaaagaaaatattagatattatacaaaaagtCAAATTAGATGTTTTTTCACTTGTTCAAAAAGGTTCAACACATCTACAATTAGATCCATCAAATAGAGAACTGTATATGTTTGTATTggagaaatataaaaaagaactCAGAGATTTACTCAGTGAAATGAATTCTGATTATGTCAAACTTTTTGAAATGCGTCTTTCAGCATTCTACCATAAGGACTTTATGCCCTATGGTCGTTTATTCTAA